In one Bradysia coprophila strain Holo2 unplaced genomic scaffold, BU_Bcop_v1 contig_415, whole genome shotgun sequence genomic region, the following are encoded:
- the LOC119082360 gene encoding protein transport protein Sec61 subunit beta — MPVPASSTTVGSGTRSPSKLTAPRASAGGSNLKQRKTTTTTAARNRTTGTGSGGMWRFYTDDSPGIKVGPVPVLVMSLVFIASVFMLHIWGKYTRA; from the exons ATG CCTGTGCCAGCAAGTTCAACAACTGTCGGAAGTGGGACTCGATCACCCAGCAAACTAACAGCTCCTCGTGCAAGTGCCGGTGGAAGTAATCTGAAGCAACGGAAGACCACAACCACTACAGCAGCCAGAAATCGTACAACTGGCACTGGTTCTGGTGGTATGTGGAGATTCTACACAGACGACTCACCCGGAATTAAAGT AGGTCCAGTCCCAGTTCTTGTGATGTCGCTCGTCTTTATTGCTTCCGTATTTATGCTACACATTTGGGGCAAATACACTCGCgcttaa
- the LOC119082361 gene encoding cleft lip and palate transmembrane protein 1 homolog isoform X2, with amino-acid sequence MSTGQNETVYSESSSLVPSQAANGEVATQNPQPNQKPTEGESIFAIIKSVVIRIVVVFAISAFFRRPATTPVPNTKDGSAVSLDPRTPAWNLFDNGTIFDLHVYISEDFDVVNFDDPQSLCWFQEHLVFGDWWSGSNGDGSYTHECKIRASPKLQNNGTVYMHAYVTKFGMSPDPKTGSSFAGKKMGYIRRQLNKFKKIRFTKTHNLLTGETSRTEEEIRKSQIMSNEITSHWHPNLTLNLVTDETNWVRGSVPQPLDEYVTFDASGKTYYPILFANDYWNMLRDYQPINSTVKTLSLYVTFQPLSMFKWQLYAAQAMKGKWAGNILGDTFSTGEEPEEDQDSIKETLLETNPYLLGMTIMISILHSVFELLAFKNDIQFWNNRKSLEGLSVRSVFFGVFQSLIVLLYVLDSETNYMIRVSCFIGLGIEVWKIQKVVDVKLNKEDRLFGILPRISFTDKGSYVDSSTKVYDNLAFKYLGWLCFPLLIGYGVYSVYFNEHKGWYSFVLNMLYGFLLTFGFIMMTPQLFINYKMKSVAHLPWRMMSYKFLNTFIDDIFAFVIKMPTLYRLGCFRDDIVFFIFLYQRWIYKVDHKRVNEFGFSKEMEDEATKTVAILPPPADRDTSAEEVDRDASAEEADRDASAEEADRDASAEAAGRDASEEEADRDASAEEAGREASAEEAVKSDKDKKAD; translated from the exons atgagTACCGGCCAAAATGAAACCGTTTATAGTGAATCATCTAGTTTGGTACCGTCTCAAGCTGCAAATGGT GAAGTGGCAACTCAAAATCCACAGCCGAATCAGAAGCCAACGGAGGGGGAATCAATCTTTGCGATTATCAAATCGGTTGTCATTCGAATAGTAGTCGTCTTCGCCATATCAGCGTTTTTCCGTCGACCAGCTACCACACCAGTTCCAAATACCAAAGACGGTAGCGCTGTTTCGTTGGATCCACGAACACCAGCATGGAATCTTTTCGACAATGGCACAATATTCGATTTGCACGTTTACATATCGGAAGACTTTGACGTCGTGAACTTTGATGATCCGCAAAGCTTGTGCTGGTTCCAGGAGCATTTAG TTTTCGGCGATTGGTGGAGTGGCAGCAACGGTGATGGATCCTACACACATGAGTGCAAAATCCGTGCATCACCAAAGCTGCAAAACAACGGCACCGTGTACATGCACGCGTACGTAACGAAATTCGGCATGAGTCCAGACCCGAAAACGGGCAGCTCATTTGCTGGAAAGAAGATGGGTTACATTCGACGGCAATTGAACAAATTCAAAAAGATTCGGTTCACGAAGACACACAATTTGTTGACCGGAGAAACAAGCAGAACAGAGGAGGAGATTCGTAAGTCACAGATCATGTCCAACGAGATAACATCTCACTGGCATCCGAACTTAACGCTAAATTTGGTCACGGATGAAACGAATTGGGTGCGAGGATCGGTGCCACAACCACTCGACGAGTATGTCACGTTCGATGCGAGTGGAAAGACATACTATCCCATTCTGTTTGCCAACGATTACTGGAATATGTTGCGCGATTATCAGCCAATTAATTCCACCGTCAAAACCCTGAGTCTGTATGTGACATTCCAGCCGTTGTCAATGTTCAAGTGGCAACTGTATGCGGCGCAAGCAATGAAGGGTAAATGGGCAGGAAATATTCTAGGCGATACGTTCAGTACTGGCGAAGAACCAGAAGAAGATCAAGATTCTATCAAAGAGACACTGCTGGAAACAAATCCGTACCTGCTCGGCATGACGATCATGATATCCATTCTGCATAGTGTTTTCGAGTTGCTGGCATTCAAAAATGACATCCAATTCTGGAACAATCGCAAATCTCTGGAAGGACTGTCAGTGCGTTCGGTATTTTTCGGCGTTTTTCAATCGTTGATCGTGCTGTTGTATGTGTTGGACAGTGAAACTAATTACATGATTCGTGTGAGCTGTTTCATTGGCTTGGGCATCGAAgtttggaaaattcaaaaagtcgTCGACGTTAAACTGAATAAAGAGGATCGTCTGTTCGGTATCTTGCCACGTATCTCATTCACAGACAAAGGTTCGTACGTAGACTCCAGTACGAAAGTGTATGACAATCTGGCCTTTAAATATCTTGGCTGGTTATGTTTTCCGCTACTGATTGGGTATGGCGTTTACTCGGTTTATTTCAATGAGCACAAAGGCTGGTATTCGTTCGTCTTGAATATGTTGTACGGTTTCCTGTTGACATTCGGATTCATAATGATGACACCCCAGCTGTTCATCAACTACAAAATGAAATCTGTGGCACATTTGCCATGGAGAATGATGAGCTACAAATTTCTGAACACATTCATCGATGACATATTCGCATTTGTCATCAAAATGCCCACGTTGTATCGTCTGGGTTGCTTCCGAGatg ACATCGtctttttcatctttttgtaCCAGCGCTGGATCTACAAGGTCGATCACAAGCGTGTCAACGAATTTGGTTTCTCCAAGGAGATGGAAGACGAGGCTACCAAAACAGTGGCAATCCTACCGCCACCAGCCGATCGTGATACATCAGCAGAAGAAGTCGATCGTGATGCATCAGCTGAAGAAGCCGATCGTGATGCATCAGCAGAGGAAGCTGATCGTGATGCATCAGCAGAAGCAGCCGGTCGCGATGCATCAGAAGAAGAAGCTGACCGTGATGCATCAGCAGAAGAAGCCGGCCGTGAAGCATCAGCAGAAGAAGCCGTTAAATCCGATAAAGACAAGAAAGCCGATTAG